AAGTAGCCCGCTTGGGTGAATTATTTGGAGACGAAAATGGCAGAAAGCAGACACGTCCGTCTACTTATCTTGGGTTCAGGCCCTGCGGGTTATTCAGCTGCAGTTTACGCGGCACGCGCTAACTTAGAACCTGTACTTCTAACTGGTATTCAACAAGGCGGACAGCTTACTACCACTACTGAAGTGGAGAACTGGCCAGGCGACCCGGAAGGACTTACTGGTCCAGACCTAATGGTGCGCATGCAAAAGCACGCCGAAAAATTTGATACCGAAATCATTTTTGACCACATCAACAAGACTGACCTAACCAAACGTCCATTCACCTTGTACGGTGACAGTGGTACGTATACGTGTGATGCGCTTATCATCGCAACAGGTGCTTCGGCGAAATACCTTGGTATGGAGTCAGAGCAAGCGTTCATGGGCAAAGGTGTGTCTGCATGTGCAACGTGTGATGGATTCTTCTATCGCAATCAAAAAGTAGCCGTTGTGGGCGGTGGGAATACAGCGGTAGAAGAAGCGCTTTATTTATCAAACATTGCCTCTGAAGTTCATGTGATCCACAGAAGAGATAGCTTTAGAAGTGAGAAAATTCTTGAGCAGCGTCTTCGTGACAAAGCTGAGAACGGTAACGTTGTTTTACACCTTAATCGCACCCTTGACGAAGTACTTGGTGATGAAATGGGCGTAACCAAGATCCGCATTAAAGACACAAACAGCGATGCCACTGAAGAACTTGATGTAATGGGTCTTTTCATAGCGATTGGTCACAAGCCGAACACCGACATTTTCGATGGTCAGCTTGAGATGAAAGACGGTTATATCGTGGTTAACAGCGGTACAAACGGTAATGCAACGCAAACCAGTGTAGAGGGCGTATTTGCCGCTGGTGACGTGAGTGATCACATTTACCGCCAAGCAATAACATCTGCGGGAACGGGCTGTATGGCCGCGCTTGACGCAGAAAAATTCCTTGATGGATTTATGCCAGAACAAGGTTAAAAACTGTAATTTGGCCCTGTAGTTTGCAGGGCCCCTACCGACTTATGATCGCTTTACATTATATTGAAGAAGGTGCTCCCTTCCCTCCTGTAGACACTGCTTTGAGCGATCCAAATGGCTTGCTAGCGTTTGGTGCGGACCTTAGTCCCCCTCGGTTGTTTTCAGCATACTCTCAAGGCATATTTCCTTGGTTTAGCGATGATGAACCACTTTTGTGGTGGTCGCCCGATCCAAGGGCAATCATTGACTTGGATGATTTCATTGCTAGTAAGAGTCTGCGAAAACTGGCTCGTAAGCAACAATATCCTGTGACGCTCAATCATGCTTTCGAAGAAGTGATTGAAGCGTGTTCGTCTATTTCACGCAAAAGCCCTAATAATGATGGGTTATCAACCGACACGTGGATTACAGAGGATATGGTGGATGCGTATAAGCATTTACACACTTTGGGTTTAGCGCATTCTGTAGAAGTATGGGATGGCGATGATCTGGTCGGTGGCTTATACGGCGTAGGAATAGGCAAAGTCTTTTGTGGTGAGTCAATGTTCCATGCAAAGAGCAATACGTCTAAGTTGGCCATGCTAGCCTTAGTTGAACATATGAAACAGCAGAACATGGCATTTATAGATTGTCAGTTGCCAACGGAGCATTTGATGTCTTTGGGTGCAAAAAGTGTTTCGCGGGGTCAGTTTGTTGAAAAACTGCAGAAGAACAACCACACTTTAACTGAAGAAGGCGCACTATCGCCTGATTACCTAGCAAGGTGGCAACCAAAGGTTATTACGCCATGAAGTTCGGTATTACACATTCATTTACGTGTAGTTACTTGCCTGAAGAGCAAGAACAATTACTTGTGTATGCTGAAAACAATGATTTTCAATCGTGGCGGTATGCTCAACTTATTCAAGCGGGGTTTAGACGCAGCGGTGAACAAATTTACCGGCCACATTGCCCTAGCTGCAAAGCATGTAAATCAGTGCGAATTCCAGTAGATGCATTTACCCCCTCTCGCAGTCAAAAGCGCATACTGAAAAGCAACAAACCATTTTCGGTTAAGTTCGCCAACACACCAGCAGCATCATATTATCCGCTGTATGAACGCTATATCACCGAGCGTCACGCTGACGGAAGTATGTACCCTCCTTCGCAGGACCAGTTCGACAATTTCGTGTTGTGTGATTGGATGAAGACGCACTTTCTAGAAGCGTATGATGGAGACAAGCTTATTGCCGTTGCTGTGACCGACGTTATCGACGAAAACAATCAACTACTGGCATTATCGGCACTGTACA
The DNA window shown above is from Alteromonas sp. KC3 and carries:
- the trxB gene encoding thioredoxin-disulfide reductase, which encodes MAESRHVRLLILGSGPAGYSAAVYAARANLEPVLLTGIQQGGQLTTTTEVENWPGDPEGLTGPDLMVRMQKHAEKFDTEIIFDHINKTDLTKRPFTLYGDSGTYTCDALIIATGASAKYLGMESEQAFMGKGVSACATCDGFFYRNQKVAVVGGGNTAVEEALYLSNIASEVHVIHRRDSFRSEKILEQRLRDKAENGNVVLHLNRTLDEVLGDEMGVTKIRIKDTNSDATEELDVMGLFIAIGHKPNTDIFDGQLEMKDGYIVVNSGTNGNATQTSVEGVFAAGDVSDHIYRQAITSAGTGCMAALDAEKFLDGFMPEQG
- a CDS encoding arginyltransferase; this translates as MKFGITHSFTCSYLPEEQEQLLVYAENNDFQSWRYAQLIQAGFRRSGEQIYRPHCPSCKACKSVRIPVDAFTPSRSQKRILKSNKPFSVKFANTPAASYYPLYERYITERHADGSMYPPSQDQFDNFVLCDWMKTHFLEAYDGDKLIAVAVTDVIDENNQLLALSALYTFFDPDYERHSLGTWMILQQIEQAQLLGHQYLYLGYYVEGCQKMSYKHKFLPFEQFVDNQWQLISTTNP
- the aat gene encoding leucyl/phenylalanyl-tRNA--protein transferase — protein: MIALHYIEEGAPFPPVDTALSDPNGLLAFGADLSPPRLFSAYSQGIFPWFSDDEPLLWWSPDPRAIIDLDDFIASKSLRKLARKQQYPVTLNHAFEEVIEACSSISRKSPNNDGLSTDTWITEDMVDAYKHLHTLGLAHSVEVWDGDDLVGGLYGVGIGKVFCGESMFHAKSNTSKLAMLALVEHMKQQNMAFIDCQLPTEHLMSLGAKSVSRGQFVEKLQKNNHTLTEEGALSPDYLARWQPKVITP